The sequence GGTAGGAACAGTTTCTTGTGCTGCAGCATGATAGGAGATATGTACCACTTCTTCAGAGGCTCTCAAAACACTCTGCAGGCTTTTACCATTCCTGTAGCCGCCCACAGAGACTTGCTCAGAAAGCTGCCCAAGTTCAGGTTGTGcctgtgctgccagagctcagcagctctgtcctggccagccctgctcttgtATTTCCTATTTTCTGGGTGAGGTGTCAGGCACTAACAGGGACAAGGAGtcacaggctggcacagctgtagGAGCAAGTTTCATCAGgctttttctctggaaaaaagtcAGCTTTTCCCTGTGGCCCCGTGTGCATAAATCAGGCTGCATTTGCTTCACAGTGAGCTGAGCCTGGATTTAAGGAGGGAGTTTGTGGATTCTGGAGAATCTGAGACCACTTCATGTTTTTAATGAAGCATGAAAGTAAGTAGGTATCAGTGTAGAGCtatctgttttattttgggcCCTGTTGATGACATTCTGTCTTTTCACTTTCCAGTACTCATTCCTTGCAGATGGCACAGAATCCTTCACAAAGAGTTGCCAAgatgctctggggctgtggccTCTGTGTGCCAGGTGGAAATGGGCTAAATGAGTCCCATTTAAATGGCAGGAAGACTTTCCTCACCTTTCAGAGGGGAGGATCTCTTAGATGCAGCTTTTACTGCTCCATGTTGTCCTTCCCTGCCTGTGCAGTTCCAGGCAGACAAGGCAGCCTTGCTCTAGCTCAGTTTGTAAAAGCTGACATGGTAACACTTCCTCACAGAGGGAAACCTGGGGGCTGGATACTGCCTACTGCACCCACGAGCAATAATCTAAGGCAGGttctgtagccatgatattttctgaaaaaatcctttccttaggattttttcttctgagaagccGAGagacctcaggaacaaaatgtaaccaatggttatctgctgctgtggaatgcaacaggtgcatctgggattggtctcatgtgcttgtttctaattagtggccaatcacagcccagctgtccggactgtctcagtcagtcacaagcttttgttatcattctttctttttctattcttagctagccttctgatgaaatcctttcttctattcttttagtatagttttaatataacatatataataaaataataaatcagccttctgaaacatggagtcaacattcaaATCTCTTCCTTCATTCTAAGActcctgtgaacaccatcacaagGTTCTTTTGGAAGATAACTTTTACATTTCAGCTGTCTCCCAGGCAGTAACTTGGAGCTTGCTCTCAGGGCAGAATGCTCCCCTGGGAACTCTGTCtgggcagaggtggcagtgccactCCAGCCCCATTAGCCAAAGCCTGACCCCTTTTCTGttctccagcagcctgggagccccaggcagcagccagcgaTGGCAGGACATCACTGTGCTGGAGAGCTTGTGTACAaaccagctccctgcagggtcCTGCTGAGCACAAAGGGTTAAACCTTCACTGAAGGTGGGAGAAATGCCAGAAATGCCAGAAAACATTTGCCTTACTGCAAAACCCAGAGGGGAATGTTTCTTTCTAATCAGCTTCTCAAAGAGATGCAAAGCAAAAGCTCCTGGCCTGTGCTTTTGTCATCACACATGGCCTCCCTCCTGCCCTAGCTCATCCCTTCAGCATAGGGCAGAGCCTGCTGTtagagctgggctcagctgctgaaatgggctcagagcagagccctgtgtgtcACTGACTCACACGTGTCACATCCACTCTCTCTCCCATCCCTTTCCATACCCTCAGCCTCCAATTTGCCGGTGAATTGTTAGACACCAGCACAGTCACCTCTGTCTTCCCATCAAACTGCCTGGGGGCTCTCCATGGATGGACAGATGAGGGTAATGTGCTAAATTCCCTCTTTCCTAGGGATGAATTTCCTGGGGATTGCTCCTATTAGCCACACTTTCCAGCAATAGTaacaaattcacttttttttttcacttttaaaacatttccagTGCAACTAGAATGGCTGGGAGAAAGCTGATTGTTAACTAGTCATGGGTAATTAATGGCTCCACCTTCCCCATCAATCAGCTGGGAGAAGCCAAAAGGATTTGAGTACTTGCAGCAAATGTGCCGTTCCCCAGACATGCTGATACACAGTGTGCAAATGAAGTGGCAGCAGGAGACCATCTCCTAGCCTTTGTGGAAGCAGCAGTAAGTCATGATACACATCCCACGCTCCTGTCAGGTGAAGTCTGaaattcccagagctgctgctgctgttgtgcagTTTCTGACTGTGTGGGATGTTGATTCATCTTCGCTGCTAGCTTGAATCTGACCCaatttttgttctatttttccttttcagattcTGATTATGGTTGTCTTTTTCCGCTTTCTACAATTAAAATACTAGCATTAGGAAAGCAGGACATGGAGGGGGAGCAGATGCAATGCTGGCTTTCCTTCTGTAGCAGAGCAAAAAAGAATTTCTGCATCCTATTTTGTTTGTGTCTGGTAGTGGCTGTGCAAGCACAAGCAGAGATCTGACCTTGATACCATTTCAGCtgaccttttcctttctgatttatttctccccatatttaataaataacttCCATTTGAGCCACAAGTTGACATTTCTCCACCACATGGTATTCCTCTGCTCAATATGCTGAGACTCCACAGCCCTGGATGTCTCCAAATCGCCTGAGGGAGAGAGGCCTGTAGGCTTCTGTGTTAGCCAGTGGTTTAAAAGGGGCCAGCAAGGCTGGATGTTGTTCTGCAGAGGTGCCAGGAGCCAGTGGACCATCTCCTGCTCTAAATCCTCCTCAGGACTTTGCAAATTCTCCAacccttttctttaaaacattctTCCTTGCCACACTAAGCAATGACTTTTCTTCCCCTGGCTAGCACTGGGATGCCTAAAATTCAATATAACCCTGGAAGAGAGTCAGTCCCTGCTCTGATTAAGCTCCTTTGTCCTCTCTGCATGTCCTagcactgcctgctccaaaAGGCAGTAAAAACAGAACTGAAGGCTTGTTGTTTGGGTGTAGAAACtcaataaataaattcaaaatttgTTTTGTACCTCAGACTGAAGATCAAATGTCCCAGTAACATCACtgacaaaatgcaaaaaaccgTTTCTTTTATTTGGAATAAATCTAGACAGTGAAAGTGATGCAGCCTTGTAGCCAGTTCTTTGTAATGAGCAGAGCTCCTAAATTTGCTGTGCAGGACCCAGCCCTGGCCTGTTCAGAGTGATATTCTGCTTTTGACCTGCACTTTTTGACCGTGTTGGTCCTGTAAATGTTAGTACAGccatttgtgtgtgtgaatgcACAGAACCCCCTTCCTCAGGAGGTGCAGTGCCTGTCTTGGGCCCTGGAGCTTGAGCCTTGATTGCTGTCTCTTAGCACTTGTAAGCACTTATAAGCACAAAAGCTAATGGTCACACTTGCAGAATAAACTAATTAAGGGAAAATGCTCAAGCCCTTCGATTTCTGCTCAGCCTTCCCTGGGTAAGAGCAGTGCCTTGAGCAAGGCATGAGCTCAGTGCCTGATCCTCCCGGAAAGGAAgtgcagctcaggctggcaATGCAGAAACTGGGCAGATGAGTGATGTTATACCATCAAATGTGTTCGTTGTTATTCATATTCATGTTGTTGGAGAAGGCATCAGTGGCTGAAGGGATGTGTTGCTGCAGCATTCCGGTGGGGAGAGCAAACTTTCCACAGACTGTTAATCACCCCCttgggaaggaaggagctggatGCAGTCCTGATTCTGATACCAGAAATCCAGAGTAGAATGATTCTGTGTGCTGAGGATGAGAATCACCACAAACCCATGGACTAGCCAAAGAGAAATGATCCCTGCTTGCTGTTTAAgggatttgtttttattttgtagcCAAGTCCTGAAGTGATGTTTTCAGTCTTGTCTCTATTTGTTTAAAAGTGCGTTAGCAGTAAATCAAGGTGCATTTCCCCTGTAGGGTTTCCTGTATGTCAAAGCCATGTTAATTCTCTTTGATTTTCTTCCCCTAGTCCCAGCCATTGCTGCAGATCCTTCCTCTCTTTGTCCCTTTGGACATCAAAGGCTCGCAAGGGGACAACCCTGGCGGGAAGCTCCTCCCTGCTCATTAGCCTCCATAAAACAGGAACTCACCTTGGCTAGCTGTGCCTCGAGTCCCATCCTCACCCCGCTCACTCTTGACACTGGATCTCGGAAGGAAGGGCTTGTGCTTGCTTCAGGAAATCAGACCTGCTTTGGAACTGGACTATTTTGGCTCCCCTTGTAAGAACTCTGGTGGCTCTCTTGGCCCTGCAAGCTCCTCGACGTCACAGTACATGGAAAAATGCAAGCTTTACCAGGTAAGTGAAGGACTCCTTCCCTTTCTCACTGCACGGAAAGATCCTCGACTCATGCCAGAAAGGTGCTCCTGAAGGGCCTACCAGCATTTTAGAAGAGTGCCTGGGGCTGGAGAGGATTTAAAAACTGGGTTTTTTCATGGGAGTAGATGAAAAATTGTGcatttgaatgtttttttgAGAGCCTTAGAAGATCTTTTGTAAAGATTTGTCACAATTGTGCCCAAAATTCCCTTACCCACATCAGGTTGTGCAGTGTGACCCTTCAGCTGAAGGCTAGAGGTGTTGTTTGTGTATTGTCTGCAAAGCACTGGATTCTTCAGGATGAAGGCCACAGAAAGTTTGGAAATAGttgttatatttttaataacagtTCTGATACAAACTctctggtttggggtttttttccaatttcctGTGTCCTTTGAAAGCATGAATCCCAGTCAGGCATAGCCGACTCCTTCCAGGTTCATGCCCAGCACAGGATTTTAGTGATTTCCTTGGGGTTTCATGATGTTTTCCCTCAATCCATCTCATAGCATGCTGttcacctctcctgtgaggagcaTGGTTGGATTGGGCACAAGGACAGAGATGCCTTGGGACACTAAGGGCCAGCCCAGAGGTGCTGTATTTGTCAGTGCAGCTGATCCCTACATTTACTCTGGGGTTTTACTCTACATCAGAAAGAAGACCTGGCCCAGTTTATCAGAGGCACATCAGAAGTGACTGTGCAGTCTCAGCTTCCTTATTCTTCCTCTGCAAGATGTTGTCTCATTCATGAGCAAAATACATGTGCAGTGATTTAGATGATTTCcacctttgctgctgttttgggatttttcagtcCCTGCTGTGTTGATCTGATTCATACTGATTTCTGCCACTTGAATTTTAAGTTGAAAAACAAAAgagcagcaatgaaaaaaaaaaaagtagactGTGTTATGGATTTTTCATGTTAAAGATTCCAAATATTGCAGGATTCAGCTCATTTTCTTACTGGGTTGCTTCTGGTGTATGACCCCCTCCAGCAGAAATGTTCCAGGGAGGACTGGATGCATCTGAGAGATGAAGCTGTTGCATTTGTAAAACATCATACTTTTGTTATTGCCAAAAAACTCTCTGGGTCTGAGGAAGGAGGCTCCCTCCAGAGGGTTGGGGTGTTTCTGCTGACattgagaagatcagagaacatgggaggggtttttgtgctTGTTTGCAAGATGAATTTATTCCAAAGCTTTGTATATTGATATGTGTTCCTCCCTGATGGAGGCTGGATAGCTGTGAGTGTTGGGCTTCACTTGGAAGATAACAGCAACAAATGTAATAATAACTGATTTTAGTGTAGCTTTTCCCCTTATTGGAGTTTTTCCAGTATTGCAAATCCTATCCTACACATTTTGGGAAGGCTGCAACAaattttctgacattttaatATTGTCTCAGCAAGGGAAAATTAATTGAGGAACTGCTTTAGGTGAGGGAATTGCACTCCAGCATCTTCTATCCAGAGATCTTCCTCCTAAAACAACTAAATTGTCTcatatttctgcttctttcctttctgtcccCAAGATGACAAAAAGATATGTATGGCTCATTCTAGATACAGAAACTGTAGCACAAGCTACTCCTATTGGTATGAGGACCTTGAAATCAAACACAGAATAGATTGAAGAGTTCTTCATTTTCAGTGCCTTTACCATAGCAGCTTCCTCCCTTTCAACCTCATCTGGACATAAAGAACATGTTTTTGAACAGACCATGTGTGGTGTTACCAACACAAAGACAataggaatattttttaaaaagtaaaactaGAACTGCTGGAAAAGGTTGAAATCTCTTTTGGATAATAATGGTTTTAAAACCAAGTTGCACAGAAGAGGAAACCATAGAAGTACAGCTCACACAGGTTCCACTCAGTGCTTGGACACTGTGCCATAGTTCCAACACTCAGGCATCTTTGTGGGAGGGTGAGTGCATGAGCCTTGCCATCAGTTACACAGGCACAGACTGGGAgggaaacaaaaatccaaataaaatccTACAAACAgatccatccctgcagggtcctgctggagctgacagcagctgagTGGATCCATTCCCCAGCTCACACCATTGCTGGGCTCCAGTCCTCATGCAGACTGACCATGTCCTGCTTTTCAGCCTCAGCCTGTGCACACAAACCTGCATGGTGAAAGtcattaattgcattttaaacctcagctgcagcatttattgtccctggctcctgcagcattGTGCTCCTACAGGTGCATTGGGGACTCATTGTGGTAAAAACCAGATTATAACATCTGCCTTTGATTTTTAATTCAGTGTTGAACTCCTTTCACTTCAGTTCCTCTTGACTTCATTGGAAATCTCCCCTCACTAAAGACTCCTGAGATCTGCCTTCTTGTAGTCTCTTTTAATGGCATTGGAATTTGCTTAAAGAAATGTTAATTCCAAAATTCATTTGGGGAAGGAGCGAGCATCTGTCTAGCTAATCAAAACctgtttgcatttatttgtgACTGGATGGCTCCTGTGGGAAATCAGCCCAATTTTATTGTAACTCCTTTTGATACATGTGCTGCACTGAGCTACCAAATGCATGATCTCATGGCAGCTTTCATGTCTTTGCAAGAGGATATGGGGGAAGCTTTCGTAAGAAGATGTTAACAGGCTAATCTTGGTGAGCAAACTAGGTGTCACTTCTTGGCCAGTTCATTAATGTTGgatcaaagcagaaaaaagggtagaggattttttttttaaatgcctaaAGACCTCTACAAACagacaaaattacattttaatgttttctgctTCTTAATCCTGAGGGAAGAACCACTTAGAGTTGTATTGAGTTGTTTTGGTGAAAGATGTCCCTTTGTGAAAAAAGCTAATTTCTCTGAAAATAGCTGTCTACTTTTTGTGAATACTCTTTTGAAGGCATTACTCAGGAAATCTGTAACAAGgtaaaaattcccttttttttgctgtgctCTGAATAAGATCTGATCAGGCTGAGAGGCATaaaaatctacattttaaacaaatagcTGTGCCTGGCTACTAATGCACCACCCAGAGgggacagcccagctcctggggtgccctgctgagcaggatCCTCACCCCTCCTCAGGGCAGTGTTCTTAAACCCTGCTGGGTCTGAGCTCAGCCCACCAGAACTGTACTGGTCCCATTCTGACCTAAAATGGAACTGGGCTTttcagcaggacagcagcaatCTTGCCTGCCTTACAATATTGCTGAGAGCACTTGCTCAGGGTTTTAAGGAGGTTTTTAATCCAAATAGCTGTGCAGAGGTGCTTGGTACCATCGACAGCAGTTCCTCCAGAATggtttccctttcctcttccccGGGCCCACAGTGGGTTCTGTGCCTCTAAGAGGAAGAGCAGGTTTCCAGAATggtttccctttcctcttccccGGGCCCACAGTGGGTTCTGTGCCTCTAAGAGGAAGAGCAGGCAGGTTGCAGCACTGCCATGGTGTGTTACTGAAGAGACACCTCCCACCCCTCTCACAGGCTCCCCAGTGGTTCCCAGCTCCACTTCCAGTTCAGAGCAGCCATTCTCTTCTCAGAATATAGGCTGTCCATAGTCTGTCACCTCCTTTTCTTGCCTTCACTTGCATTTAGGGCTCCTGTCTGTCTCATCTTTGTCTTCTGGGGGCATTTTTCACCTCGGCTACCACCTACTTGTCATTTTCCCCTATTAGCCACTGTTAAAATCTTTCCAGTCCTTTCAGCTTTCACCGTATTCTCTTGATAAAGTGTTTTGTGTAACCCTGGTCATACCAGCACAGTGGGTTGTGGCTACCTGCCAGTGTGGGTTTTGTAACAGTGGAATTTAGGTTGAGTTGGTACAACACACAGATCTTACAGAAGGACCCACCAGCTAAACCCAAACCTGTTGGGAAAGGCTCCCTACCTCTGAGCCTACTAGGTAACAGAAATCCTTTGAAGAAAAGGAACAGTTTTTAGGAGGTTTGTAGtggcacagagtgcccagagcagggccagtTCTCCTCCTGTCTGTCTGCAGTCACTGTCTGTTTTCTCCCTCCAGACGTGAAAGCGCCGTGTGAGgccctcccttcccccagcctggagccctTCCCACAGAGCTCCATCGTGGTCACCCTCGAGGACATGGGGCTCTGGATGAAGTTTCACCAGATAGGAACTGAGATGATCATCACCAAATCTGGCAGGTAAGGGGCACAGGACAGCTGACCACGCACACCACACCTGTCTGAGCTGTTGGCAAAGTCTCCAGGTGATCCATTTTTGAATGGTGGCCCTTAACTTAAAACAGTTATGCAGATCCTCCTGGTCCTGCAGAAGAATTGCACTTTCAAGGTGTCATAGGAGTCCAAACTGTGAAGTGCAAAAGGTCACTTGTGGGGCTGTTGTGCTGAGAAAACTCCTGTACCCTTATCTCACCACTTAACACTGGTGCTCTTCCTGTCACTTTGAGGTTGCTCTGGAAGTGCCCTGGGCTCCCTTTGCCTGggtcacaggcagcagcagttgaGCAGTAAATGTTTGGGTTTGAGTCTGTGTTTGCAGACAAGAATATGGCCCAGACTCTTAAAGATCTGTGTGTGCAGACTCCACTGAAGTATAAATGAGTCATGTATCGTGGAGCTTGCAGTGAAAGAAGATGGAATTGTGAAGCTGTAAAGTATTGTGTCAAAGCTGCTGTGAGCTGGAATAATCCCTTTGGGTAGGGCGGTAGCTGTCAAAGCTTTTTTGCAGAGTCAGAAGTTAAAAGCAGTGGCAGGGAGTACGGGAACAGAAAGCTGGGTGTGCTCTTAGATGAGAGCACATCTTCTGCCCACGCTCAGGTTTAATCCATCCTCCAGGGCTGTGAGGGCTGCAGCAGGCCAGGAACTACGTACAGCCTCCAAATAGCTCCTTTCAAGTTTCCCACTGGTGTGTTAGAGGAATTGGAGGAACAAAAGCTGAAACAGTGTCAGGCCCTCAGTGACTGCTGCCCTGTTAATGTCTATCAATCTAAACCCACAGGACTAAAGAGTCCATCAATGAGATGGACAAATGGTCAGTGGCTGGCTGGAGGAATACTGCTCCCAGGGCTTTGCACAGTAGTGAGTAAATGTGACATGCTGCTTGATCATTGACAGCCACTGTTCAGGGAAACCATTATACTCTGGTTTTCATTTCTCCCTCAGACGAATGTTTCCTCAATGCAAAATCAAAGTCTCTGGCTTAATCCCGTATGCCAAGTACCTCATGCTGGTAGATTTTGTGCCAATGGATAACTTCAGGTACAAGGTAAGTACTTTAAATAACAGAATTTATGCTGTCCTTTCATCTTTGTTTGAAATAGATTGATCTTTATGCTTCACTTGTCACACACTGATAAATAAATTCTCTTTGGACAAAGTTCAGAAGTAATTGATGGATTTTATGTCTCTCTGGAGTTATTTGTCAGTTTTGcttggggagcagctggaaaggTAACTAATTTTCATTGTAAGCACTACAGTTTTAATCATGATTAATGTCAGACTTTTCTGGCAGCCAtagggagaaagggaggaaaaatgaGGCCTAAACTTGGAGCTGATTTGGTAACATGATCATGGCTCATAAGAGAGAATCCGCTACTTGTGCTTCAGAGGAGTGCACAGAATTGACAGTGAAGCAAACTTGCTGGGCCTTTTCTGtactgaaagcattttttttaagctccaGACTTCTATCTTTCCCTTCACAGTGGAATAAAGATCAGTGGGAAgttgctggaaaagcagagccccagctcccttGTCGCACCTATGTCCACCCAGattccccagctcctggcagccacTGGATGAAAGAACCTGTCTCCTTCCAAAAACTGAAGCTCACTAACAACACTCTGGATCAACATGGGCATGTAAGTTGTGCTGTGCTCTCTTGGAATTCATTGCAGACGAACTTTGTGGGAAATAAGCAGGATTTGTGAGAAATTAGATGATGTAGAATTTAAAACATATCCAAGtgcccttttttcctccctcagctcagTCCTTGTGTCCCCTTGGCTCCCTGCCCAGGAAGGCACGGGtctgtgctgtcactgcaggggaAATGGGTGTCCTGGGAGTCTGCACAGGGGATCTGCAGTGTGCTGGCAGTGGTGGCACATGGAAACCTTGTCCCTTGTGTGTCCCAGATCATCCTGCACTCCATGCACCGTTACAAGCCGCGCTTCCACATCGTGCAGGCCGACGACCTCTTCAGTGTCCGCTGGAGCATCTTCCAGGTGTTCAGCTTCCCTGAGACTGTCTTCACCTCTGTCACTGCCTACCAGAATGAGCAGGTACGgtgtgcaggctctgcttctggTCACGCTGTGAAATGCTGTCTGTAAAATTCCTGTGGAGGAGGTGGCTCCTTCCTGTCTGCTCATCCTGGGCACCTGTGGTGAACAGTGGGATGAAACAGGCACATTGTGGTTCCTGTGGAAAACATCTCCTCTGTGATGAGTCATGCACTGTGATGGTCCTGAGTGCACTGTCAGTGACACAGAACTCCAAATGCAGTAAAAAGTATGGCTGCAGGTCCAGATACAGATCCTCACCCTGTATATTTCTCTAGTCAGATgaatcccacccaaatccctGCTGACCCTGGCAGGGTCACTTCTCCCTGTGGGTCAGTTCCTGATCCAtgatgggagctgctgggagagctgagatACTGTGGCAAGGCCATGTCCAAAACCCTCACACAGTTTATCTCTTGTGATAAATATCTTGGGACAAAGGTGAAAGTCTTGGAACAGTCACTGTGATGCTGAGTcttgttcttttcatttaaagatTACAAAGCTCAAGATTGACAACAATCCATTTGCTAAAGGTTTCCGTGAACATGGGAAGAACACTCGAAGGTAAACTgtcttttcatttcaatttgTCTCTAGCTGGAGTTCACTTGTGAATTTTACCCAAGGTCTTTGAACAAAACTCtaccagccagctctgctgagcctgCTGCATTGTGCACACTGCATTTCCCTCTATCTGGGAGTGATGTCCCTCTGTGCAGCCTCTTCTCAAGAGACTTGGGGAGTGGGAGGTGACAATTCCTACAGAAATGTGGGAGGTGTGACAAATTTGAGACCTGCACTCTCTTGCACATTGGAGCTAGACTGGAGTCTGACATGTGAATAGCAGTGATAACAGGAGTCCACAGCAGACCATTTGGTCTCTTGGAGATCAGCTTGATTCTGACATTTGGAGGCTCCCTTGTCTCCTTTTCCTGTGGGTGGAAAAGTGTCTCTTCCAGGGGGAGATTTTGTCTGCAAGAGGGAAGATGGATCCAATACCAGTGAGATCTTCTGCTTGGTCTGAGGGCAGCCAGTGGATGAGTTGAAAAAACCAGCTTAAATTGCAACCCCAGACTGGCaatagagagggaaaaaaatggagatttttttcccaagcagaaaatgttacaaaaatatctgagattttgttttgtgttattttatgcctgaaaaaaaaatctcctcaaaaaaaaattcctgatgAAAAAAGGCCAAAACTGACTCTTTTTTacttaaactttaaaaatgctctgtattttctttctcctcctatAGCATCCCTGCCTATATATTTAGACAAAAAGCTTACATCCAAGCTACCCCCATGTCTTGTTTCTTTCCAGGGAAGGACGAGCCAAATGCCAGAAGCCCAGTCCAGCCAAGAGCCAGAAGAGGAAGCTGCCTGAGGAAAAGGAGCCTGCTGCTGAGGAACGTGGTAAATTATCAATATAATTGATCACAACAAACCCAGAGAATGATATTCAGGAAGTTTTTTAAGCTAAATCATTCCTTGCTCCAGCTCATGGTGCTGCTTGCAGTAGCACAGCCAAGGAGAGGGCGGGCAGGACTGACCACCACAGTACGtgggcagagaggagctggaaggggcTATTCCCTTAAGGCAGAAGGGCTACAGGAGGGGGTTGTGTGTTTCCTTCCACCATCCTGTGATTACTGCAACTGCCAACAGACCATTGTGAGCTTTGCCTCCCTCTTCCCCTTTCTCATTCTTTCCcgttctttcttttccctgctttgAGTCAGATTTTGAGAAGGACGAGAACGTGGACGTGAAGGAAGAGAGTAACCCCGTGGTGGTGAGCAGTGGCTATCCCTTCTGGGGCTCGGAGCAGAACAGCAGCCAGgccttccctgcagcctcaccagtgcctgctgagcagagggaggctctggccagagagcagcaggtgcCAACACCATCCTACCACACGTATCGGTGagtgctgcctcctgctccaaTGCCACGCTTCAACTGATGGGATTCCTCTTCTTCTGCTGGGCATTCCTTAAGAAAAACAGCCTGCTGGTAATAGGAGGGGGATGCCTTCCTGTTGGAGAGCACATGTGGCTGAGAGATGGTAGATTAGCATGGACATAGGTCCAAGGATAGCCTTTCTCTTCTAGTTCAAACCCACTGG comes from Molothrus aeneus isolate 106 chromosome 18, BPBGC_Maene_1.0, whole genome shotgun sequence and encodes:
- the LOC136564473 gene encoding T-box-containing protein TBX6L, with product MQALPDVKAPCEALPSPSLEPFPQSSIVVTLEDMGLWMKFHQIGTEMIITKSGRRMFPQCKIKVSGLIPYAKYLMLVDFVPMDNFRYKWNKDQWEVAGKAEPQLPCRTYVHPDSPAPGSHWMKEPVSFQKLKLTNNTLDQHGHIILHSMHRYKPRFHIVQADDLFSVRWSIFQVFSFPETVFTSVTAYQNEQITKLKIDNNPFAKGFREHGKNTRREGRAKCQKPSPAKSQKRKLPEEKEPAAEERDFEKDENVDVKEESNPVVVSSGYPFWGSEQNSSQAFPAASPVPAEQREALAREQQVPTPSYHTYRFHEAGDSQQLPSRDAATLNDFRARCHALDLAMVPEHDSKQLPEGFTNLPPLPPPLPPPQDYTGVVNMALDSVGKAGARAPMYSPYGTEQGLGQWVVPSHSQYRAMSYSAFSTEYNTQGTPGHAHGTMAEWSQYPLFPYACW